A genome region from Rhodanobacter thiooxydans includes the following:
- a CDS encoding RNA-binding S4 domain-containing protein, with translation MSKPPDLPMTDLRADVWLWAARFFKTRSLAKQAIDGGRIDVNGAGCKPAKSLRVGDRLKIGRGEERLEVEVVALSDRRGPAAVAQALYVETAASCAARELAREQHRLVGPNGPPKRPDKQARRELRRLRDNR, from the coding sequence ATGAGCAAGCCGCCCGACCTACCGATGACCGACCTGCGCGCCGACGTATGGCTGTGGGCCGCGCGCTTCTTCAAGACGCGCAGCCTCGCCAAGCAGGCGATCGATGGCGGCCGTATCGACGTCAATGGCGCTGGCTGCAAGCCGGCGAAGAGTTTGCGCGTCGGCGACCGGCTGAAGATCGGCCGTGGCGAGGAACGGCTGGAAGTCGAAGTCGTGGCGCTGTCCGATCGGCGCGGTCCCGCGGCCGTGGCGCAGGCGCTGTACGTCGAGACCGCGGCCAGCTGCGCGGCGCGCGAGCTGGCGCGCGAGCAGCACCGCCTGGTCGGCCCCAACGGTCCGCCGAAGCGCCCGGACAAGCAGGCGCGGCGCGAACTGCGACGGCTTAGAGATAACCGCTGA
- a CDS encoding response regulator has product MAGFDLIKRMFGDHGERRAAPRSGEPEEACILVVDDSPTIRAVLGKMLAQNRHMVLKAADGESALELARAERPDLIFLDIVMPGMSGFAVLRALRHDLLTRDIPIVMISGNLQATEQFYVQRFGADDFMKKPFGRSEVFARIDSLTRSGRLVVRARAEAEGLPTEPEPSAAEHAAIPDIAMPDPHDMLPPDGQA; this is encoded by the coding sequence ATGGCAGGTTTCGATCTGATCAAGCGCATGTTCGGCGATCACGGCGAGCGTCGCGCGGCGCCGCGCAGCGGCGAGCCGGAGGAAGCCTGCATCCTGGTGGTGGACGACTCGCCGACCATCCGCGCGGTGCTCGGCAAGATGCTGGCGCAGAACCGCCACATGGTGTTGAAGGCGGCGGACGGCGAAAGCGCGCTGGAGCTCGCCCGCGCGGAACGCCCCGACCTGATCTTCCTCGACATCGTGATGCCGGGTATGAGCGGTTTCGCGGTGTTGCGCGCGTTGCGCCATGACTTGCTGACCCGCGACATTCCGATCGTGATGATCAGCGGCAACCTGCAGGCGACCGAGCAGTTCTACGTGCAGCGTTTCGGCGCCGACGATTTCATGAAAAAGCCGTTCGGCCGCAGCGAGGTGTTCGCGCGCATCGACAGCCTCACCCGCAGCGGGCGTCTGGTGGTGCGCGCGAGGGCGGAGGCGGAGGGGCTCCCGACCGAGCCCGAGCCGAGCGCGGCCGAGCATGCCGCCATTCCGGATATCGCGATGCCGGACCCGCACGACATGCTGCCGCCCGATGGGCAGGCCTGA
- a CDS encoding response regulator, producing the protein MDGHALMNGLGFFKRLLGSQTAGGHRVEPQAALGARMLVVDDSPTICAVLGKMLHQDGYAVLKATGGVEAIELARRERPALIFLDVVMPGTNGFAVLRTLRHDPLTRDIPIVMISGNPQATEQFYLQRFGADDFMQKPFDRDEVYLRIGQLVRSGRLDGRLPTAPAATAALPALAEELSADELADIPDIAMPDAEAAPRLVGTAPLRVVPGIG; encoded by the coding sequence ATGGACGGACATGCACTGATGAACGGGCTCGGCTTCTTCAAGCGCCTGCTGGGCAGCCAGACCGCCGGCGGGCACCGTGTCGAGCCGCAGGCCGCGCTGGGTGCGCGCATGCTGGTGGTGGACGACTCGCCCACGATCTGCGCGGTGCTCGGCAAGATGCTGCACCAGGACGGCTACGCCGTGCTCAAGGCCACCGGCGGCGTGGAGGCCATCGAGCTGGCCCGCCGCGAACGACCGGCGCTGATCTTCCTCGACGTGGTGATGCCCGGCACCAACGGCTTCGCGGTGCTGCGCACGCTGCGCCACGACCCGCTGACCCGCGACATCCCGATCGTGATGATCAGCGGCAACCCGCAGGCGACCGAGCAGTTCTACCTGCAGCGCTTCGGCGCCGACGATTTCATGCAGAAGCCGTTCGACCGCGACGAGGTCTACCTGCGCATCGGCCAGCTGGTGCGGTCCGGACGTCTGGACGGCCGCTTGCCCACGGCGCCGGCTGCCACCGCGGCGCTGCCGGCACTGGCGGAGGAACTGTCGGCCGATGAACTGGCCGACATTCCCGACATCGCGATGCCTGACGCGGAGGCCGCGCCGCGCCTCGTCGGCACGGCCCCGCTGCGGGTGGTTCCCGGCATCGGCTGA
- a CDS encoding AEC family transporter, which produces MLLLFACLILGALVARYAQPPAGIVPGINWWVLNVALPALVLELIPKLKFDPQLWFLVAAMWLTFGGAWLLFGLLGPRLGWSRQRTGALILVCGLGNTAYMGYPMIEALHGKAGLALAVVADQIGAFPVLASAGIVVASVYSGRSLQLRLIVRRIVTFPAFIALVVGIIAGLSGGWPELLNGVFAPIGATLTPLALFSVGLQFKFHPGQRQLGAASWGLGWKLLLAPLLCWAVGTAAGVGGLVLTVGVLQAAMAPMVSATILADEYGLEPALANTVLGAGIVLSLLTVPLGNWLLGG; this is translated from the coding sequence ATGTTGCTGCTGTTCGCCTGCCTGATCCTCGGCGCCCTGGTGGCGCGCTACGCGCAGCCGCCGGCGGGGATCGTGCCGGGCATCAACTGGTGGGTGCTCAATGTGGCGTTGCCGGCGCTGGTGCTGGAACTGATCCCGAAGCTGAAGTTCGACCCACAGCTGTGGTTCCTGGTGGCGGCCATGTGGCTCACCTTCGGCGGCGCGTGGCTGCTGTTCGGCCTGCTCGGCCCGCGGCTGGGCTGGTCGCGGCAGCGCACGGGCGCGTTGATCCTGGTCTGCGGGCTGGGTAACACGGCGTACATGGGCTACCCGATGATCGAGGCCCTGCACGGCAAGGCGGGCCTGGCGCTGGCGGTGGTGGCCGACCAGATCGGCGCATTTCCGGTGCTGGCGTCGGCTGGCATCGTGGTGGCTTCGGTCTATTCGGGGCGCAGCCTGCAGCTGCGCCTGATCGTCCGCCGCATCGTCACCTTTCCGGCGTTCATCGCGCTGGTGGTGGGTATCATCGCCGGCCTGAGCGGTGGCTGGCCTGAACTGTTGAACGGCGTGTTCGCGCCGATCGGCGCCACGCTGACGCCGCTGGCGCTGTTCTCGGTAGGCTTGCAGTTCAAGTTTCATCCGGGTCAGCGCCAGCTCGGCGCGGCCAGCTGGGGGCTGGGCTGGAAACTGCTGCTGGCGCCGCTGCTGTGCTGGGCGGTGGGCACCGCCGCCGGCGTCGGCGGGCTGGTGCTGACCGTCGGCGTGCTGCAGGCGGCGATGGCGCCGATGGTGTCGGCCACCATTCTGGCCGACGAGTACGGCCTGGAGCCGGCGCTGGCCAATACCGTGCTGGGCGCCGGCATCGTGCTGTCGCTGCTTACCGTCCCGCTGGGCAACTGGCTGCTGGGCGGGTAG